ATCGTAGATCTTAATAATGTTATTGCTCCCAATCACGCTGGATATTAGAATCTTTGAAGCCACGCTATTCTCATTAAGAATGATTATAGCATCTATACTACCTAGCTCCTTTAATTTACTAGACACTAGAGGATCTAGCTTGGGATCCTTTAGAGCGCTCCATATACTCTCAAGATACGCTATAGGGGATACCATAATAGCTATGCATAGAACAGCTAATAGCACGATGCTTTTAAGAATCCCCTGGAAAGATGAGGTAATCATCATTACCGCTCACTTCTAAACATTATAGCCTCTTAGAAAATATATTAGAATGTCAAGCACATGCGGCGATGAGGCAAGATAGCGAATCCTCTATTAATAGCTGGTAATGAAGAAAAGACATATGCAGTGTTAAAATTTCTTCAAGCCTTATAGCTGAATATATAATTTCAGAGCTGGGGGCTCGTTTATATCGTTAAAGTATAGATGCAGCATAGAATAGGATGGAAATATAGGGTAGGTGAAAGACTTAAAAAGGATTCTCGTCTGCCAGGGTTAGAGATACCCCATAAGATCTTTATTTTCCTATGTTTCTAATTTTTACATCTAACTATATTATATCCTGAAGCCTTCCTAAGCCTATTCATTATAGCAAGCCCAATACCTTTTTCATCAATACCAATTGCTATGCAAAGATCTGCTGATGTTTTATCAACACTTCTAAGTCCTTTATATAGGTTTCTCGCTATCTCATATGGGTTTCGTGTTGAGCCTAGAGAGATGAACTCAAGCTTATATATAGATGCTATATATCTATACTCCTCATAACCTACTATACATGGTTTTAGCATTTTGCTTAGGAAATCCTCAATTATATTCCTTATACATATATCTATGTTCTCCCCATTCTCGATCAGTATTAGTTTTTTATCTGGAGCATAGTGCCTATACCTCATCCCAGGAGCTAGAGCCTTTTCAGCCTCTCCTAGCCCTCTTGCAAAACTAGGTATTAAAATCTTTTTCCCAATGATCCTTTCCAGGGCTTCGGGATCTATAGGGCCTGGTCTTAGAAGTGTGGGAGGGTCTTTTGTGAGATCAAGTATCGTTGATTCTACACCGAAGAAGGTCTCACCTCCATCTATGATCAAATCTACAGAATCTCCTAGATCTTCTATGACATGCTCAGCTATGGTTGGGCTTGGTTTTCCAGATTTATTAGCGCTCGGAGCCGCAATAGGTTTTCCAAATTCCTCGATCAAAGCGAGAGCTACGGGATGTGCAGGCATTCTGACTGCGATAAATGGTAAGCCAGCCGTGGTTATATCTGGTACTGATTCTTTCTTTTTTAATATAGCTGTAAAAGGGCCGGGCCATAAGATCCTGAGGATCTTAATGATATCTTCACTAAGATCGTTGGTAACATCAAATAACATGTTAAAAGAACTTATGTGAACTATTAATGGATTATCAGGAGGTCTCCCTTTTATTTCAAAAACCTTTTTAACAGCATTTGGATTCATAGCATCAGCTCCAAGCCCATAAACAGTCTCTGTGGGGAAAGCAACTACACCACCCCTTCTCAGCACTTTTGCGGCATCTCTAAGGATCTCTCTATCAGGGTTTAGAGGATCGACCTTAGCTACTTTAGGCATAATATTTCTCCTAAATAAAAATATCAAATAACTAGAATATGTGGCTATCACTAGACATAGTTTTTTCACATTTGTGATCAGCGATGTCTTCCTAAGATATCCCATGGTTTCTCAGCGTAGATCGTATAGGCCTCTCTGAAAACTCTGATTCCAACCTCCTTGCCCTAAAGAGTGAGGATTTCAGCTATAAAAATCAGCTATAATATAGAACTTTTTATAGCATATACTAATTTTAGATGCCTATACCATGCGTGGGGCAAGGATTCTCTCTGCACTCATGAGAGGCCTTCCATCTATCTCTATTGGTAGCTTCGCTGGTGGGAACTTCATATACAGGGGTATTCTCTCGGATAGTCTCTCCTCATATGTCGGGACAAGGGGGTTCTGATAGAACACACCTATATAGATCTTTTCTCCCCATGCTGCTAACTCCCATGCCCTCTTAGCCTTCTCCTCAGCCTCCCCAGGGCTTCTTACAACAGGATCCCAGCCAGGGAGGGATTCTAGCTTGACTATTCTCTGTGCATGTACCTCTTTAGTATATACATCATTATATGTCGGGCATGGCTGTGCCACATCCACTAGGGCAAGGCCCTTATGCTGTATAGCTTTCTTAAGTATCTCTTTTAGATGGGGAACGTCATATGCATATCCTCTCGCTACAAATGTGAATCCAGATGCAAGTGCAAGCCTAATGGGGTTAACTGGATCCTGTATGTTGGCCCTTGGCAATGCCTTTGTTTTAATCCCTCTTGGAAGTGTTGGGGATGCCTGTCCTTTGGTTAATCCATAGACCTGGTTGTTATGGATTACTATAACCATATCTGGGTTTCTTCTTCCAATGGATACAAAGTGGCCTACGCCTATGCCCAGCTGGTCGCCATCACCGCCAAATACTAGTACCTCGAGCTCTGGATTTGCAAGCTTTATTCCAAGGGCGAAGGCTACCGCCCTGCCATGGAGCGTATGAACACCGTTCGCATTGATATAATGGGGTATCTTACCAGAGCACCCTATACCACCGACTATAACTACTTTGGAGGGATCTAGCTTTAACTCTCCAAGAGCCATTATAGCGGCGTTGAGTATCCCATAGTCACCACATCCAGGGCACCAATCTGGATTTACATTTGATTTGAAGAGCTGCTGAACCTGGGCCATAATATACACCCACTTTATACCATATAAACATCGTTACAGAGCTAAAAAGCTAGTGAAAATAGAGGGTGTTATGATGTGGATATAAAGGCAGCAAATAATATAATAGAAATTGGTGGCAAGCGCCGGGGTGCCCGAGCGGCCTAAGGGGGTGGGCTCGAGACCTCCGGCATAGATGTAGGCAGGAGACCCACTGGGGCTCCCACCCCGCGCGGGTTCGAATCCCGCCCCCGGCGTCTAAATCTCTAACTAGAATCTTTATCTTCTTTATAATTTTATAATCAGAAGCCTGCTCTATAGGGTATAGAGAAGACTTGCAAACATATTCCTATAACCCTTTTAACTTATTAGATAATTGGGGCTATAAGGACTGGAAAGTATAGATCCTATCCTGAAGATAGATCTAAGATCTATTTTTCATTATGACGAGTATGTCTTAAAATCTATTGAGAGGGCATTAGGAGGAGATATACTGGACATTCTACGTTCCCTAACAAAGCCTCCAAATAGACTATATCTTAGGGTTAATCTGTTGAAAACATCTAGAGAGGATGTTATTGAATCAATAGAGAGGGATGGGTATAAAGCGTATGAGGATGAGGATTTAGAAGAGGCAATATATATTCCAGTTGAAGGCCCTTATAGGCTAGAGCCTAGAGGGAAAGTCGTTATAGCTGATAAGAGGGCTTCTGAATCGGTTATGATGGGCTCCAACCTATATTCTCCAGGTGTTATATCATGTAGTGGTATAAGAGAAGGTGATGAGGTATCTATAGTATCTGAAAACGGGGTATTAGTAGCTATAGGCAAGGCTAGGATTAGTTGTGAGGATGCGATAAGAGCGAGAAGTGGGATTTTTGTTGAGGTTGAGAAGAGTTTATATAAGGCTGCTCCTATTAGGGAACTCAATGCCTGGCGTCAGGGGCTTATATATCCTCAGTCGCTTCCATCGATGGTTGCTTCTAGAATGTTGTTTCCAGAGAGTGGTGATGTGGTCATTGATATGTGTGCTGCTCCTGGGGGTAAGGCTGGACATATATTTGAGCTATCTAGAGGAAAGGCTATGGTATATGCTATAGATCATTCGGCTAGGAGGATCGAGGAGATGGTGGAAAATTTTAAGAGACTTGGATACGAAGATAAGATCAAGGTTTATAGGCTTGACTCTCGATATTTGAGTAAGGATCTCGGTGTAATGGCTGATAAAGTAATCATAGATCCACCATGTACAGCTACAGGGGTTAAGCCAAAGCTGTGGCATAGGATCTCATATAGAGATCTAGATAGCCTCGTTAGATATCAGCTACAGTTTTTAGGGGAGGCTCAGAAGATCCTTAGGGAAAGAGGTATTCTTGTATATTCTACATGTTCCATAGCTTATGATGAGAATGAAAGGTTAATAGGCGAACTCATAGAAAATAAGGGCTTTGAGGTGGTTGAACCCCCATATTGGGTTAAGAGAAGAGCGTTTATAACTGATTACGGAGCAATAAGATTCGATCCTAGATCTGGATATCCAGGCTTCTTCATAGCTTCTCTAAGGAAGAAGGGTGTTTAGCGAATAAGGATATTATAGAAGATGTTATCTGCTTTCTAAGGTATTTAGGTCTATAGATTCATAAAGAATATTGGGGATAAGGATATGACAGAGATGATCAGGGAGGTCAGGGTAACCGCTTTCAAGAGGAAAGGGATACATAGCCATATAAGGGGTTTGGGCCTGGATAAAGATGGGAAGCCAAAACCTGTTGGAGACGGGTTAGTGGGGCAGTTAGAGGCTAGGGAGGCTGCAGGTATTATAGTGCAGATGATTAGAGAGGGTAAGATGGCCGGTAGAGGAGTTCTATTTGTAGGGCCTCCAGGAACTGGGAAGACTGCTATAGCTATTGCAATAGCTAGGGAGCTGGGTGAGGATACACCTTTTGTTGCTATGGACGCCTCGGAGATCTATTCATCGGAGATCAAGAAGACCGAGGTGCTTATGCAAGCACTTAGAAAGGCGATAGGGGTTAGGATAAGGGAGTTTAGACTTGTATATGAGGGCTATGTGAAGGAGATTAAATATAGGGTTCCCAAGTCACCCTATGCTCCATATATGATGGTTCCTCGAGAGGCAACTATAACGCTGGCAACGAAAGATGATCAGATGACATTAAATGTTGGGCAGGAGATAGCATCACAACTCAGGGAGATGGGGATTAGAAAGGGGGATGTGATATATATAGATGCCCAAACAGGAGCCGTACATCTAGTTGGGAGGGCAGAGGTTGAGGGTGTGAGGGCATATGATGTAGATGTTGTTAAGAAGGTTGAAATACCGAAGGGACCTGTTAAGAAGGAAAAGGAGATTGTTAGGACATTCACCCTCTACGATCTAGATATTAGCCTTGCTCTTAGAAAAGCATCGTTCTTCTCATTATTTGGCTTTGTGAGTGAGCGGGAGATAGATCCTGAGCTGAGGAGGCAGGTTGATGAGAGCGTTAAGAAGATGATAGAGGAGGGAAAGGCGGAGCTTATCCCAGGGGTATTGTTTATAGATGATGTACATATGTTAGATATAGAGTCCTTTAGCTTTCTATCAAGGGCTATGGAGAGCGAATTCGCCCCAATAATAATCATGGCTACGAATAGGGGGATTACGAAGATAAGGGGTACAGATGTTGAGTCTCCACATGGGATACCGCTAGATCTCCTAGATAGGCTTTTAATAATACCAACAAGACCATATACAGCGGATGAGATAAGACAGATACTTAGAATAAGGATGTTGGAGGAAGAAATAGAGTTAAAGGAGGATGCTTTGGAGGAGCTAGTAAAGATAGGTACTGAGACAAGCCTGAGACATGCTGTACAGCTCTTAGAGCCTTCAAGAATAATTGCGGAGAGAAAAGGGAGGAAAGAGGTTACGAAAGAAGATGTGAGAGAAGCTGTCAGGCTATTCATGGATGTGAAGCAAAGCGTGGCTCATGTGAAGAAGTACGAAGAGATCTTCCTCAAATAGGGATTAGGTATTAAAGGAAAACCCACCTTATTTGAGTTTAAAAGGGCTAGTGTCTCATGAAGAGTCGTTCGTATGCGTTATCTATATCATGGAATCTAATTACTCTAGCAGGATCTGGGTGTTTCTCCACAACCAACGATCTTCCTGGCTGAAGCTTTATAGAGAACTGGCCATCTATTATTGCGTAGGCTTCCGGTGAATCTTCTGCAACCCCTATTCTGATTTTAGAATTGGCATCAACAACAATAGGTCTTAACCATGTCTGTACAGGGGCTAGAGGTGTTATTACAAATCCTTTTAAATTATGATCTAATATGGGGCCGCCTGCAGCCATCGAATATGCTGTAGAGCCTATTGGGGTTGCTACTATAACGCCATCGCCTTCCATGAAATATAGTGGTTTATCGTCTTTGTAGATCTTTAGCCTAATAACTTTAGATCTGCCCATACCAGTAGATACTACTGCCACCTCGTTTAGGGCTGGGGGATATCTAGCCTCGCCTTCTCTCACAGCAAGCCTCATATACTCAATAACCCTGTATCTACCTTTTGTTAGATCTTCAATGCGTTCTGAGATCTCTATAGGGGTTACATCTAACAGATACCCCCTCCTACCCATTCTAATAGCCATTATAGGTATCCTTGGATCTCCAAGCATATGTAGAACTCTAAGCAATGTTCCATCCCCGCCGATTACTGCTATTACATCTACTTCTGGGGCTTCTAGTCTGAAGGCTCCTATGCTATATCTCTTCATTAGATCTATTATATCTCTATTCTCAGGATCTCCATCCTCTATGAGAGCTCTCTCGATATACACGTTTAGATTTCTTTTAAAGCATTCTTCAGCAACCTTTAATGCTACTTCTGCCGCTAATCTAGAAAATCGCTTAAAATAGATCCCTATTCTCACAGATCTTACCTCTCCAAATCAATATATTTATTTGGAAGAATATCTTTAGCAATAAAGGATCTTATTACAACTGAAAGCCTCGCCCTAAAGAAGGAGGATGGCGAAATGCTTACAAGCTTTGATGCTGGTACTATAGCTAGATGATGATGCGGTTAAGCATGGCAACTAGGCCTCCGGATGATTATAGATGTGGGCTAACAATCGTATCCCCAAGTCCCCGAGAGGGGATAGGGGTAATAGGCTGGAGGTCCGGCCTAGGGCTAAACTATGCGAGAGATCAGGGTGATCTACTATAGAATTGAAAGGGGGAGGAGGTCAGAATAGATGCTCCTATTGGTCCTAGACGGCTGATGGCTTTATACGAAAATTATAGTTTAATCTGAGTTTTGGCTTCAACATTAAAAGTAGTAACTAATATGAGATACAAAGTAGTAGGAGCCTACCCGTTATAATGTTTTGTTATGCTAAAAACAAGATAGTCATTATAGCTAGGAAGTCTGGTGTATTTTTATTATTGTGTATAATGGCTATTATTTAAAAACGGAGTATCTACATTATCATTTGGTAGATAGTATAGGGGTGTAGGTAAACGTCATCATCCAAAAGCATTCTAGCTAAGAAAGAAGCTATGAAGAATATGAGCACTAGATCTTCAATAGCGAGGCTTATAGAGTTCTATGATTCTGTCGCACAGCTCTACGATCAGTTTTTTACCGAGATTTCTCCCTTCTATAAGGAGCACTATCTATCGCTTAAAAAGATTGTTGATTGGGTTTTAAGGTATGTTCCTAGAGGATCTTTAGTCGTGGATCTAGGATGTGGAACTGGTTTTTGGAGTAGCTATTTGAGGAGTAAAGGCTATGTAGCTATAGGATTAGACATATCCCCTAGATCTGTTTATGTGCTTAAATCTAGAGAACTTGATGGGCTTGTATCTGATGCTAGATTAGCTCCTTTTAGAAGAGATGCTTTTGAACTAGCTATCTCTCTAGGCTCTGTTATTAATCATATCGAGGAGCTAGAGATGTTTTTCAAGAGCGTTAATAGGATCCTTAAAAGAGGAGGTTACTTTGTTTTTGACTTTGATAATGCCAGTAGCCTTGATAATCTCTATGAAACACTTATATATAATAACTCTTCTAGGGGATATCTCTCATCCCTTATAAGTGGTTTTAGTAAGGGCTATAAGTTTTATTGGGATCTAGGTGGATATTATATAAAGGTGTATTCGCTCTGGGAGGTTATTAGAGCTTCTAAGATGAGCGGTTTTAAGGTAATCACTATAAAGCCTATACATACATTCACAGCTTTTATACCATCAAGGATTTCTGAGAAAGGGGGTAGGCTGGTAACTAGGATATTTAATGCGCTTCATAAGCTCGAATCACTAGGATCTATACTCCCATTTTCATATATATTATCTGTCTCAACAGCTGTTATCTTGAAGAAGATCTGAGGTTATTTAGGCAGCTGTCGATGTTGGTTTCAACAGTTGGCGAACTTATATACCCCTCATAGAAAGTTTAAGAGGTGCTGCTATTGTCAACAGAGCCGAGGGCGGGGATCCTGGGTTGGGGTGCTTATATACCTATGTATAGATTAAAGACTTCTGAGATCGCCAGGATCTGGGGCTATGATGAGGCTGTAGTAAAGTCCCTCTGGGTTGAGGAGAAAGCGGTTGGGGCTATAGATGAGGATACAATCACTATTGGCTGGGAGGCGTCGAGATATGCTATAGCTAGAGCTGGTATCGATCCTAGGGATATAGGGGCGGTCTTCGTTGGCACAGAGTCTAAGCCATATGCTGTGAAACCTAGCGCGACTATAATAGCTGAGGCGCTCGGCATACCCCCTAGTAAGATGTCCTCGGATTTGGAGTTTGCATGTAGAGCTGCCTCGGAAGCTATGAGGATAAGTGTGGGGCTTGTTGCAAGTAATATGGTTAAGGCTACGTTAGTAATTGGGGCAGATACCGCTCAAGCTTCTCCAGGGGATCTGCTTGAGTTTAGTGCAAGCAGTGGTGGAGCGGCCTTTGTAATAGGCTCTCTCAAAGAGGCTGTAGCGATTATCGAAGCCAGCTATAGCTATGTTACAGATACTCCTGACTTTTGGAGGAGAGAAGGCTCTCCATATCCAGAGCATGGGGAGAGCTTCACCGGCGAGCCAGCGTATTTTAGCCATATAATCAATGCTGTCAAGGGGCTTCTTGAGAAGACAGGGTTGAGCATATCTGACTTTGACTATGCCGTGTTTCACCAACCAAATGGCAAGTTTCCACTGCAGGTTGGGCAGAAGCTGGGCTTTCCAAAGGAGAAAATATTACCTGGCATGGTAACCCCCTATATAGGTAATACATATAACGGATCTGCTCTCTTAGGGCTTGCCAGGATCTTAGATATAGCTAAGCCCGGCTCTAGAATCTTACTCGCGCCATTTGGAAGCGGTGCTGGTGCTGATGCATTCTCGATAGTGGTTCAGGATCGTATTGAGGAGAGAAGGGATCTAGCTCCTAAGCTAGATGATCTGATTAATAGAAAGCTATATGTGCAATATGGGGAATATGTTAAGCATAGAAAGAAGATAATTAGGCTGTGAGGTTATATCAAATGAACAGACGTGTATATATAGGTGCGGCTGGTGCTATAGAGATCGATAGGCATTTTGATAAGGGTTATAAAGCACTTGCACTGGAAAGTGTTAAGAGGATGGAAAGGCGATTCGGCGTGGTAGAGCCGGAGGCGCTTGTTATATCATCTATGTCGCCTGAGTCCATGGGAGAACAGCTAGGGCTTGCCGGTGTTCTGGCGGATTATCTTGGTTTGAGAAGGCTGAAGGTGTTTAGAGTCGAGATGGGTGAGGCAAGCGGTCTCGCAGCTATAATGACTTCTTATTCGCTAATAGCCTCTGGCCTTGTTGATAGAGTACTTGTTATAGGTGTTGAGAAGGTAGCGGAGCTAGCTACAAGTCATATAGCGAGGATCTATTCTATGATAGGTGATTCAGAATATATGGGGTTATACGGTATATCCCCTGCGTCTGAGGCTTCTATAATTGCGAAGCTCTATATGGCTAGATATGGATATAGCTATGAGGAGCTTTTTAGATGGCCTGTTACTATGCATAGAAATGCTATTAAGAATCCACATGCACAGCTAAAATTCACAATAAAAGCAGAGTCATATAAGGACTCGCCAGTTATATCAGAACCTCTTAGGCTTCTAGATGCATATCCCTTCGGAGATGGAGCTTCAGCGATATATATGAGTAGTAGGCCTGGAGATGTTGCTGTAGAGATTTCTGGGATAGGATCTTCTAACGATGCTCATGACGCAGCTTCGAGAGAGGATCCGCTCTTCTTTTCTTCAGTAAATGAGAGCTTTGGAGAGGCCCTAAGAATGGCGGGGATAGATAGAGATTTGATCAGATATCTAGAAATCCATGATAGCTATACGCCGTACTCATATATAATCCTTGAATCTATGGGTTTTGCTGAGAGGGGCGAGGCTCCGAAAAGATTCTCGCCTGAGGCTTCATCCATAGATAGGGTGTATGTTAATCTAAGTGGTGGTTTAAAGGCTAGGGGGCATCCGTGGGGGGCTACAGGTGTTTACCAGGTATGCGAACTCTTCCAGATCTTAGCAGGTATATGGGATCCTGTTGGTGTTGATATAGGTAATGGTTATGCTGCTGCACAGAATATGAATGGTGCTGGTGCGCAGAGCTATATAGCTATTCTTAGGAGGGTGAGGTAGATGGCTATTAGAGATTCTCCCCCTAGGATTTGGAGGCTAAGGGATGTCCTCTATAGAATTAAATATGCTAAGTGCAGATCCTGTGGCTATGCTTTCTACCCACCAAGGATATCATGTATTAAGTGCTCTTCAAAGGATATCGATATCATGGTGTCTAGGGGTCTTGGCACCCTTATTGAATATACAATCTTATATCAGGTATCATCTAGGTTTCAAGATAATGCGCCATTGATAATAGGTTTGGTCAGGCTTGATGAGGGTTTTAACATGTATGGACAGATAGTCGATATAGATCCAAAGGATCTGAGGAGAGGTATAAGGGTTGAGGCTGTGCTTAGAAGGCTGAGGATCGATGGTTCCTCAGGATTGATCACATATGGGTTGAAGTTTAGGCCGGTTATAGGTGTTCATCTTGGAAGGGGTTCCTGAGAGAGATAAGATCCAGGAGATCTTAGATAAGCTACGTAGAGGAGAGGTCAGATTCAGCGAGATAGATAACATAGCTGGGAACAAGAACCTAGGCGTCGTTATAAGAAGATTATATCTCGAGGAGATAAGGGGTGTTTCTCTCTCATCTATAGGTTCGACAATAATAGATTTTGAGGAGGTTGTTGGAAGAAATATCGAGAATCCTATAGGCGCTGTTCAAGTCCCCCTAGGTGTTACAGGGCCTCTAAAGATAGTTGGTGAGCATGTGCAGGGTGAATTCTACATACCCCTAGCAACTACAGAGGGTGCTTTGGTTGCAAGCATCTCTAGGGGGGCTAAGGCTATTACATTAAGTGGTGGGGCTTTTGCAACTGTATATAGAGATGGTATGACGAGGGCCCCGCTATTTAAAGTCTCGAGTGTTAAGAAAGCTATTGAGCTTGTCAAATGGGTTCAAGATAATATAGAGGATATAAGAAAGGTTGCGGAGAGTACTACTAGATATGGAAGGCTTGTATCTATAGAGCCATATATAGCTGGTAATAATGTGTGGCTTAGGTTTAAATTCACAACAGGTGATGCAATGGGTATGAATATGGTTACCATAGCTGTTGATAAGGCTGTCAAATATATAGAGGAGAAGTTCGGGGATGCTGAGCTGGTTGCTCTGAGCGGTAATATGTGTGTTGATAAGAAGCCGGCCTATATAAACTCAATACTTGGTAGGGGTAAAAGTGTTATTGCTGAAGCGGTTATTAAGAAGGATGTGGTTAGCGGTGTTTTGAAAACCTCAGTTGATGATATGGTTGATGTGAATAATAGGAAAAACCTGCTTGGAACAGCTATGGCTGGGGGTATAGGGTTGAATGCCCATGTGGCAAACGTGATTGCAGCTATATTTATTGCGACTGGTCAGGATGTTGCACAGGTTGTTGAGAGTAGTATAGCATATACCTGGATGGAGGAAACATCTGACGGCGATCTATATGTGTCTGTCACACTTCCTAGCCTAGAGGTTGGCACTGTTGGTGGAGGCACATGGCTTCCCACTCAGAGGGAGGCTCTCGCATTGTTAGGGGTATATGGTCCTGGAGATCCTCCTGGGATTAATTCTATTAAATTCGCAGAGATCGTGGCTTCAGCAG
This portion of the Sulfolobales archaeon genome encodes:
- a CDS encoding NAD(+)/NADH kinase, with the protein product MRIGIYFKRFSRLAAEVALKVAEECFKRNLNVYIERALIEDGDPENRDIIDLMKRYSIGAFRLEAPEVDVIAVIGGDGTLLRVLHMLGDPRIPIMAIRMGRRGYLLDVTPIEISERIEDLTKGRYRVIEYMRLAVREGEARYPPALNEVAVVSTGMGRSKVIRLKIYKDDKPLYFMEGDGVIVATPIGSTAYSMAAGGPILDHNLKGFVITPLAPVQTWLRPIVVDANSKIRIGVAEDSPEAYAIIDGQFSIKLQPGRSLVVEKHPDPARVIRFHDIDNAYERLFMRH
- a CDS encoding PUA domain-containing protein; this translates as MKTSREDVIESIERDGYKAYEDEDLEEAIYIPVEGPYRLEPRGKVVIADKRASESVMMGSNLYSPGVISCSGIREGDEVSIVSENGVLVAIGKARISCEDAIRARSGIFVEVEKSLYKAAPIRELNAWRQGLIYPQSLPSMVASRMLFPESGDVVIDMCAAPGGKAGHIFELSRGKAMVYAIDHSARRIEEMVENFKRLGYEDKIKVYRLDSRYLSKDLGVMADKVIIDPPCTATGVKPKLWHRISYRDLDSLVRYQLQFLGEAQKILRERGILVYSTCSIAYDENERLIGELIENKGFEVVEPPYWVKRRAFITDYGAIRFDPRSGYPGFFIASLRKKGV
- a CDS encoding RuvB-like helicase, whose product is MTEMIREVRVTAFKRKGIHSHIRGLGLDKDGKPKPVGDGLVGQLEAREAAGIIVQMIREGKMAGRGVLFVGPPGTGKTAIAIAIARELGEDTPFVAMDASEIYSSEIKKTEVLMQALRKAIGVRIREFRLVYEGYVKEIKYRVPKSPYAPYMMVPREATITLATKDDQMTLNVGQEIASQLREMGIRKGDVIYIDAQTGAVHLVGRAEVEGVRAYDVDVVKKVEIPKGPVKKEKEIVRTFTLYDLDISLALRKASFFSLFGFVSEREIDPELRRQVDESVKKMIEEGKAELIPGVLFIDDVHMLDIESFSFLSRAMESEFAPIIIMATNRGITKIRGTDVESPHGIPLDLLDRLLIIPTRPYTADEIRQILRIRMLEEEIELKEDALEELVKIGTETSLRHAVQLLEPSRIIAERKGRKEVTKEDVREAVRLFMDVKQSVAHVKKYEEIFLK
- a CDS encoding class I SAM-dependent methyltransferase, with amino-acid sequence MSTRSSIARLIEFYDSVAQLYDQFFTEISPFYKEHYLSLKKIVDWVLRYVPRGSLVVDLGCGTGFWSSYLRSKGYVAIGLDISPRSVYVLKSRELDGLVSDARLAPFRRDAFELAISLGSVINHIEELEMFFKSVNRILKRGGYFVFDFDNASSLDNLYETLIYNNSSRGYLSSLISGFSKGYKFYWDLGGYYIKVYSLWEVIRASKMSGFKVITIKPIHTFTAFIPSRISEKGGRLVTRIFNALHKLESLGSILPFSYILSVSTAVILKKI
- a CDS encoding L-threonylcarbamoyladenylate synthase — encoded protein: MPKVAKVDPLNPDREILRDAAKVLRRGGVVAFPTETVYGLGADAMNPNAVKKVFEIKGRPPDNPLIVHISSFNMLFDVTNDLSEDIIKILRILWPGPFTAILKKKESVPDITTAGLPFIAVRMPAHPVALALIEEFGKPIAAPSANKSGKPSPTIAEHVIEDLGDSVDLIIDGGETFFGVESTILDLTKDPPTLLRPGPIDPEALERIIGKKILIPSFARGLGEAEKALAPGMRYRHYAPDKKLILIENGENIDICIRNIIEDFLSKMLKPCIVGYEEYRYIASIYKLEFISLGSTRNPYEIARNLYKGLRSVDKTSADLCIAIGIDEKGIGLAIMNRLRKASGYNIVRCKN
- a CDS encoding 2-oxoacid:ferredoxin oxidoreductase subunit beta, with translation MAQVQQLFKSNVNPDWCPGCGDYGILNAAIMALGELKLDPSKVVIVGGIGCSGKIPHYINANGVHTLHGRAVAFALGIKLANPELEVLVFGGDGDQLGIGVGHFVSIGRRNPDMVIVIHNNQVYGLTKGQASPTLPRGIKTKALPRANIQDPVNPIRLALASGFTFVARGYAYDVPHLKEILKKAIQHKGLALVDVAQPCPTYNDVYTKEVHAQRIVKLESLPGWDPVVRSPGEAEEKAKRAWELAAWGEKIYIGVFYQNPLVPTYEERLSERIPLYMKFPPAKLPIEIDGRPLMSAERILAPRMV
- a CDS encoding Zn-ribbon domain-containing OB-fold protein — its product is MAIRDSPPRIWRLRDVLYRIKYAKCRSCGYAFYPPRISCIKCSSKDIDIMVSRGLGTLIEYTILYQVSSRFQDNAPLIIGLVRLDEGFNMYGQIVDIDPKDLRRGIRVEAVLRRLRIDGSSGLITYGLKFRPVIGVHLGRGS
- a CDS encoding hydroxymethylglutaryl-CoA synthase gives rise to the protein MSTEPRAGILGWGAYIPMYRLKTSEIARIWGYDEAVVKSLWVEEKAVGAIDEDTITIGWEASRYAIARAGIDPRDIGAVFVGTESKPYAVKPSATIIAEALGIPPSKMSSDLEFACRAASEAMRISVGLVASNMVKATLVIGADTAQASPGDLLEFSASSGGAAFVIGSLKEAVAIIEASYSYVTDTPDFWRREGSPYPEHGESFTGEPAYFSHIINAVKGLLEKTGLSISDFDYAVFHQPNGKFPLQVGQKLGFPKEKILPGMVTPYIGNTYNGSALLGLARILDIAKPGSRILLAPFGSGAGADAFSIVVQDRIEERRDLAPKLDDLINRKLYVQYGEYVKHRKKIIRL
- the hmgA gene encoding hydroxymethylglutaryl-CoA reductase (NADPH), whose amino-acid sequence is MEGVPERDKIQEILDKLRRGEVRFSEIDNIAGNKNLGVVIRRLYLEEIRGVSLSSIGSTIIDFEEVVGRNIENPIGAVQVPLGVTGPLKIVGEHVQGEFYIPLATTEGALVASISRGAKAITLSGGAFATVYRDGMTRAPLFKVSSVKKAIELVKWVQDNIEDIRKVAESTTRYGRLVSIEPYIAGNNVWLRFKFTTGDAMGMNMVTIAVDKAVKYIEEKFGDAELVALSGNMCVDKKPAYINSILGRGKSVIAEAVIKKDVVSGVLKTSVDDMVDVNNRKNLLGTAMAGGIGLNAHVANVIAAIFIATGQDVAQVVESSIAYTWMEETSDGDLYVSVTLPSLEVGTVGGGTWLPTQREALALLGVYGPGDPPGINSIKFAEIVASAALAGEINLIAALASDQLARAHEKLGRKRR